From a single Rhodococcus qingshengii JCM 15477 genomic region:
- a CDS encoding alpha/beta fold hydrolase: protein MNPSDFPRPVLIPVNGVELEVFEAGRHNAGKPIVLCHGWPEHAYSWRYQVPALVEAGYHVIVPNQRGYGNSSRPTEVTDYDIEHLAGDLIALLDHYGYDDATFVGHDWGAFVVWGLTLLHPDRVNKVINLSLPYQDRGEQPWIEFMEAVLGGDFYFVHFNRQPGVADAVFEDNTFRFLLNLYRKNEPLREPQPGMALIDLAKAETPLGEPLMSDRELAVFVSAFESTGFTGSVNWYRNLDRNWHLLAEVDPIIQQPTLMIYGDRDAIARAENLTEFVPNVEVVNLDCGHWIQQERPEETNQAILNWLKRQDAT from the coding sequence GTGAATCCATCCGACTTCCCCAGGCCCGTCCTCATCCCAGTGAACGGCGTGGAACTCGAAGTCTTCGAAGCAGGGCGACACAATGCCGGGAAACCCATCGTGTTGTGTCACGGATGGCCAGAGCACGCCTATTCCTGGCGATACCAGGTGCCCGCCCTTGTCGAGGCGGGCTACCACGTCATCGTCCCGAACCAACGCGGCTACGGCAATTCGTCACGTCCGACCGAAGTGACGGACTATGACATCGAACATTTGGCGGGTGATCTCATCGCACTTCTCGATCACTACGGCTACGACGATGCCACCTTTGTCGGTCACGATTGGGGTGCCTTTGTCGTGTGGGGCCTTACCCTGTTGCACCCGGACCGGGTAAACAAAGTGATCAACCTGAGCCTGCCCTACCAGGATCGCGGAGAGCAGCCGTGGATTGAGTTCATGGAAGCCGTGCTTGGCGGTGATTTCTACTTCGTCCATTTCAATCGACAGCCGGGCGTCGCGGACGCGGTGTTCGAAGACAACACCTTCCGGTTCCTCCTCAACCTGTACCGGAAGAACGAACCCCTCAGGGAACCTCAGCCGGGTATGGCGCTGATCGATCTCGCCAAAGCAGAGACACCACTCGGTGAGCCCCTGATGAGCGATAGAGAATTGGCCGTTTTCGTCTCCGCCTTCGAATCGACAGGATTCACGGGCAGTGTGAACTGGTACAGGAACCTTGACCGCAACTGGCATCTGCTGGCGGAGGTGGACCCGATCATCCAACAGCCCACACTCATGATCTACGGCGACCGTGACGCGATCGCGAGAGCTGAGAACCTGACAGAGTTCGTGCCCAATGTGGAAGTAGTCAATCTCGATTGCGGTCACTGGATCCAACAAGAAAGACCCGAAGAGACCAACCAAGCGATCTTGAACTGGCTGAAACGGCAGGATGCCACATAG
- a CDS encoding DUF5994 family protein, whose amino-acid sequence MAHISTLDYAREAPQRHVGQPFPSPTRTPRFLLRGQGAVKASVDGAWFPWTTNVTAELHDLISALSLRLGPIARVAFDWNTISSAQRRIDEVDGLEVRGPYPGQPHDLMYLDDIYGRQLVLMMIPPYTDPDRAYEVMRRLVDPVRSETYRVQ is encoded by the coding sequence ATGGCGCACATCAGCACTCTCGACTACGCAAGGGAAGCGCCGCAGCGCCATGTCGGGCAACCTTTCCCGTCGCCGACGCGGACTCCGCGATTCCTGCTTCGTGGGCAAGGCGCCGTCAAGGCATCGGTTGACGGCGCGTGGTTCCCGTGGACCACGAACGTCACGGCGGAGCTTCACGATCTGATATCCGCACTTTCGCTGAGGTTGGGGCCGATCGCGCGGGTTGCGTTCGACTGGAACACGATCAGCAGCGCGCAGCGTCGTATCGACGAGGTCGACGGACTGGAAGTGCGGGGTCCGTACCCTGGCCAGCCCCACGATTTGATGTATCTCGACGATATCTATGGTCGTCAACTCGTTTTGATGATGATTCCGCCGTACACGGATCCGGACCGCGCGTACGAGGTCATGCGGCGGTTGGTGGATCCTGTCCGCAGCGAAACCTATCGGGTGCAGTGA